One region of Priestia megaterium genomic DNA includes:
- a CDS encoding aspartate aminotransferase family protein, with protein sequence MTQASLTQLMNSLPDLLAPSMAKDHPNLPVVKAEGCYYYGADGKTYLDFTSGIATANTGHRHPKVVQAIKDSVDHLMHGPSGVIMYESILQLAEELKTVLPRGLDCFFFANSGTEAIEGALKLAKYVTQRPYTVSFMGCFHGRSLGALSVTTSKSKYRKFLQPSGLTYQVPYADVTQCPKGEDPEIYCVEKLEKDFDTLFKHQVTPEEVACMIVEPVLGEGGYVIPPKAWLQKIREVCDRHGILLIFDEVQTGFGRTGEWFAAQTFDVTPDIMAIAKGIASGLPLSATVASKQLMEKWPIGTHGTTFGGNPIACSAALATLDVLKEEKLIENSKAMGKYAADQLQHLKAKHEVIGSIRSVGLMIGIEIINPKTKQGDGNLLLEILDKCLEKGVLFYLCGNSGEVIRMIPPLTITKEEIDAGLRVLDEALTEITSLHVI encoded by the coding sequence ATGACACAGGCATCACTTACACAGTTAATGAACAGTTTACCGGATTTACTAGCACCAAGCATGGCGAAAGATCACCCTAATTTACCCGTGGTAAAAGCAGAGGGCTGCTACTACTACGGAGCGGACGGAAAAACGTATTTAGATTTTACATCAGGTATTGCAACAGCGAATACAGGTCATCGTCACCCTAAAGTTGTACAAGCGATTAAAGATAGCGTTGATCATCTTATGCACGGCCCGTCAGGTGTGATTATGTACGAATCTATTTTACAGCTTGCTGAAGAATTAAAAACAGTATTGCCAAGAGGCCTGGACTGCTTTTTCTTTGCTAACAGCGGAACTGAAGCAATAGAAGGAGCGTTAAAGCTAGCAAAATACGTGACGCAAAGGCCTTATACGGTTTCGTTTATGGGCTGCTTTCACGGCCGTTCTCTCGGAGCGCTTAGCGTGACAACATCAAAAAGCAAATACCGGAAATTTCTTCAGCCATCGGGCTTAACGTATCAAGTGCCTTATGCAGACGTGACTCAGTGTCCAAAAGGAGAAGATCCGGAAATCTACTGCGTGGAAAAGTTAGAAAAAGATTTTGACACGTTGTTTAAGCATCAAGTAACGCCGGAAGAAGTGGCGTGCATGATTGTAGAGCCGGTTCTTGGAGAAGGCGGCTACGTAATCCCTCCGAAAGCATGGCTGCAAAAAATAAGAGAAGTATGTGATAGACACGGCATTCTGCTTATTTTTGACGAAGTGCAAACAGGGTTTGGACGTACCGGCGAGTGGTTTGCAGCTCAAACGTTTGACGTGACGCCTGACATTATGGCAATCGCAAAAGGCATAGCATCAGGACTTCCGTTAAGTGCTACTGTAGCTTCCAAACAGCTCATGGAAAAGTGGCCGATTGGTACACACGGAACAACTTTTGGAGGCAATCCCATTGCTTGTTCAGCAGCACTTGCGACGCTGGACGTATTAAAAGAAGAAAAGCTGATTGAGAACTCAAAAGCAATGGGGAAATATGCAGCGGATCAGCTTCAGCATTTAAAAGCGAAGCATGAAGTGATCGGAAGCATTCGTTCAGTAGGACTAATGATTGGAATTGAAATTATTAATCCAAAAACAAAGCAAGGCGACGGAAATCTTCTTCTTGAGATTTTAGACAAATGTTTGGAAAAAGGGGTGCTGTTTTACCTTTGCGGAAATAGCGGAGAAGTGATTCGAATGATTCCTCCTTTAACGATTACAAAGGAAGAAATTGATGCCGGGCTTCGCGTGTTAGACGAAGCATTAACAGAAATCACAAGCCTTCACGTGATCTAA
- a CDS encoding sodium:solute symporter family protein: protein MNGLDMTVMFVYFGVLVVAGIIGSLKAKSSEDFILAGRNLGMFMYLGCLSAVILGGASTIGTAQLGYEHGLSGIWFVTMIGLGIITLGTIFIKRISSLKVTTISELLGKRYNAQAQIISAVVAAIYTLMVSVTQVIGMGTIIHALLGWNMTASMLIGGSIVLFYTILGGMWSVTVTDIIQFVVMTVAIFGFMLPMSVSEAGGFKALTGDLPSSYFDFSSIGYGQIFQYFLLYTLGMAVSQDIWQRVFTARTEKIARNGSIFAGVYSIAYAIAGSVIGMCAYLLLPNAESSQSIFATLAIQILPQGLLGLVLAGVCSALMSTASGTLLASSTLISNDIIKKVWLKNISEKNYLVLTRVNTLIVGVLAIIFALWIQDVLVALDVAYAILSGAIFVPFVVSLFWKDIHPKAGVSAIVVSTLVVLGGLLIEGLSSTTPILYGISSSIIVMAGFAVMARNKELSDQEKVQEDM from the coding sequence ATGAACGGACTGGATATGACGGTTATGTTTGTCTATTTTGGCGTATTGGTTGTAGCGGGTATTATTGGCTCGTTAAAAGCAAAGTCATCAGAAGATTTTATTTTAGCCGGAAGAAACTTAGGGATGTTTATGTATTTAGGATGTTTATCAGCCGTTATTTTAGGCGGAGCGTCAACGATTGGAACGGCTCAGCTTGGCTACGAGCACGGGCTGTCTGGCATTTGGTTTGTGACGATGATTGGACTTGGAATCATTACGCTTGGCACGATTTTCATTAAGCGGATTTCGTCGTTGAAAGTGACCACTATCAGTGAGCTGCTAGGAAAAAGATATAACGCTCAAGCGCAAATTATCAGCGCGGTTGTTGCCGCTATTTATACACTCATGGTATCAGTCACTCAAGTGATTGGAATGGGAACAATCATTCATGCGTTGCTTGGATGGAACATGACGGCATCGATGTTAATTGGCGGTTCGATTGTTTTGTTCTATACGATTTTAGGCGGAATGTGGAGCGTAACGGTTACTGATATTATTCAATTTGTTGTGATGACGGTAGCGATTTTTGGATTTATGCTTCCAATGAGCGTATCAGAAGCAGGAGGTTTCAAAGCCCTTACCGGAGATTTGCCATCATCTTATTTTGATTTTTCATCGATTGGATACGGTCAAATCTTTCAGTATTTCCTTCTATATACGCTTGGTATGGCAGTATCTCAAGATATTTGGCAGCGAGTATTTACGGCGCGAACAGAAAAAATTGCGCGAAACGGCTCCATTTTTGCAGGGGTGTACAGCATTGCCTACGCGATTGCGGGAAGTGTAATTGGAATGTGTGCATATTTGCTGCTGCCAAACGCAGAAAGCAGTCAAAGCATTTTTGCGACGCTTGCGATTCAAATTCTGCCTCAAGGGTTATTAGGTCTCGTACTAGCGGGCGTTTGTTCGGCGCTGATGTCAACTGCTTCAGGAACGCTGCTTGCGTCTTCTACGCTGATTAGTAACGATATCATTAAAAAAGTGTGGCTTAAAAATATTTCAGAGAAAAACTATTTAGTTTTAACCCGTGTGAATACACTTATTGTCGGCGTACTTGCTATTATTTTTGCTCTTTGGATTCAAGACGTGCTTGTTGCTTTAGACGTGGCGTATGCGATTTTATCAGGAGCGATTTTTGTTCCGTTTGTTGTGTCCCTGTTTTGGAAAGACATTCATCCAAAAGCAGGAGTTTCAGCGATTGTTGTTAGTACGCTAGTAGTACTTGGAGGTCTATTGATTGAAGGACTTTCTTCTACCACTCCAATTCTATACGGTATTTCAAGCAGCATCATCGTGATGGCTGGATTTGCGGTTATGGCTCGAAACAAAGAACTGTCTGATCAAGAAAAGGTTCAAGAAGATATGTGA
- a CDS encoding MFS transporter produces MKSRTSVMVSIVLAMLVASLDSTIMNTTMPVIAKELGRFDLYAWSFASYMIASTILSPVAGRLSDLFGRKKVFGFGIIAFLIGSMLCGVANTMIQLVLFRAVQGIGAGFMVAFPAIIAGDLFPVEKRGKIQALFTTMWGLSAVLAPLLGAFFVDYLTWRWIFFINLPVCIVSFLTLMPYQESYEPKRAKVDYIGAILFGAGVTLLLLVTVVEQNRVVYAVAGLILLVIFYLHERKHASPIVPLSMFQNKTLSWININAFIGTVALFGTSSYIPLFLQRVAHLSLFMSGVALLGTAVGWMSVSVPAGKWILKHGYRKLLLIGNVLLVGSGTLLMMLNESHGFFYVFCVMIVQGLSFGLLSTVGVIGVQQLVGGHERGISTSFFMFCRNMGTAIGVTIMGALLTSGGSFMAGIHHLFLFGFAGSIVALLTSLKIQNDTETKHNRAAS; encoded by the coding sequence ATGAAAAGCAGAACGTCCGTAATGGTTAGTATTGTACTGGCAATGCTAGTGGCTTCGCTTGATTCAACGATTATGAATACGACGATGCCCGTTATTGCAAAAGAGCTTGGAAGATTCGATTTGTACGCGTGGTCGTTTGCTTCGTACATGATTGCAAGTACGATTTTATCTCCGGTAGCGGGAAGATTATCGGATTTATTTGGCCGCAAAAAAGTATTTGGGTTTGGAATTATTGCTTTTTTAATTGGTTCGATGCTTTGCGGCGTGGCAAATACGATGATTCAGCTTGTTCTTTTCCGTGCGGTTCAAGGAATAGGAGCCGGGTTTATGGTGGCCTTTCCCGCTATTATTGCCGGAGACTTATTTCCAGTTGAGAAGCGAGGGAAAATTCAGGCGCTCTTTACAACGATGTGGGGATTATCAGCTGTGTTGGCTCCGCTTTTAGGCGCTTTTTTTGTGGATTATTTAACGTGGAGATGGATTTTCTTTATTAATTTACCGGTATGTATCGTTTCATTTCTTACGTTAATGCCGTATCAAGAAAGCTATGAGCCGAAAAGAGCAAAAGTCGATTACATCGGTGCTATATTGTTTGGAGCTGGCGTTACGTTACTGCTGCTTGTGACGGTAGTGGAACAAAACCGAGTTGTGTATGCAGTAGCGGGACTTATTTTATTGGTCATTTTTTATCTCCATGAACGAAAACATGCTTCTCCGATTGTACCGCTGTCCATGTTCCAAAACAAAACGCTGTCATGGATTAATATCAATGCGTTTATTGGAACGGTGGCTTTATTCGGAACGTCAAGCTACATTCCGTTATTTTTACAGCGAGTGGCGCATTTGTCACTGTTTATGAGCGGAGTGGCGCTGTTAGGAACAGCGGTCGGATGGATGTCTGTGTCCGTGCCTGCGGGTAAATGGATTTTAAAACATGGCTACAGAAAGCTGTTGTTAATCGGGAATGTGCTGCTGGTTGGTTCGGGAACACTTCTAATGATGTTAAATGAAAGTCACGGCTTCTTTTATGTGTTTTGCGTCATGATTGTACAAGGACTGTCGTTTGGTCTGCTTTCTACGGTTGGAGTCATTGGTGTACAGCAATTAGTAGGAGGACATGAAAGAGGTATTTCAACGTCATTTTTTATGTTTTGCCGAAACATGGGAACAGCAATCGGCGTTACGATTATGGGTGCGTTGCTGACTTCAGGCGGAAGCTTTATGGCAGGCATTCATCACTTGTTTTTATTTGGCTTTGCCGGAAGCATCGTGGCGTTATTAACGTCGTTAAAGATTCAAAACGATACGGAAACAAAGCACAATCGAGCTGCTAGTTGA